The following are encoded in a window of bacterium genomic DNA:
- a CDS encoding flavodoxin domain-containing protein, whose translation MKGMIVFASKYGSTAEYASLMAQKLGTEALRASEASSDAVSRADFIVLGSPIYAYSVLPEMEAFLDKYQDLLAGKPFAAFVVCGDTLWNPKAGEGGNKNLEKLTRFLPSEPFAVAVLGGRMLMEELDDEDESRILAFYEKIGRETTGFDRMEMGSVDPFIDRIEEFVVSGV comes from the coding sequence ATGAAGGGAATGATCGTTTTCGCGAGTAAATACGGTTCCACGGCCGAGTATGCCTCCCTTATGGCACAAAAGCTCGGTACAGAGGCTCTGAGGGCGTCTGAAGCATCATCTGATGCGGTTTCGAGGGCGGATTTCATCGTTTTGGGTAGTCCGATATACGCATATTCGGTTCTTCCGGAGATGGAGGCGTTTCTTGACAAGTACCAGGATCTCCTGGCTGGTAAGCCTTTTGCCGCCTTTGTGGTGTGCGGAGACACCCTTTGGAATCCCAAGGCAGGGGAGGGGGGGAATAAGAACCTTGAAAAACTCACCCGTTTCCTGCCCTCGGAGCCCTTCGCGGTAGCCGTCCTGGGCGGTCGCATGCTCATGGAGGAACTGGACGACGAGGACGAATCCAGGATCCTGGCGTTCTATGAGAAGATAGGGAGGGAAACGACGGGATTCGATAGAATGGAAATGGGAAGCGTCGATCCGTTCATTGACCGGATCGAGGAGTTTGTAGTGTCTGGTGTCTAG
- a CDS encoding DUF4390 domain-containing protein: MKKHFIQILSISILILSFASDVNAAEVKPHISDLKLHQGEDNILLSAQLVTELGEEMREALRGGVPLTLSYRIRLTTKGSLLGVKTVRNREIIHTLEFDPVKQLYLFKGEGDGYGREPLVKTTKDQEEALGWLTGIVDWRLYPLKKLERNRRYRVRVMATLRSAELPSVLGYLFFFTTIFNQETSWVYLDFTF, from the coding sequence ATGAAAAAACATTTCATTCAAATCCTGTCGATCAGCATCCTGATCCTGTCATTCGCTTCGGACGTAAACGCGGCCGAAGTAAAGCCCCATATCAGCGACCTTAAGTTGCATCAGGGAGAGGATAATATCCTGCTTTCTGCTCAGTTGGTGACCGAGCTGGGTGAAGAGATGCGAGAGGCTCTGCGCGGAGGTGTTCCACTGACCTTAAGCTACCGGATCCGTCTGACCACGAAGGGATCTCTTCTGGGAGTGAAGACAGTCAGGAATAGAGAGATCATCCACACTCTTGAGTTCGATCCAGTCAAACAGCTCTACCTGTTCAAGGGTGAGGGGGATGGGTATGGGCGGGAACCTCTCGTGAAGACGACCAAAGACCAGGAAGAAGCGCTGGGGTGGCTGACGGGCATTGTCGACTGGCGCCTTTATCCCCTTAAAAAACTGGAAAGGAACCGTCGTTACCGTGTGAGGGTGATGGCGACTCTTCGTTCAGCGGAGCTGCCTTCCGTTCTGGGATATCTGTTCTTTTTTACCACCATATTCAACCAGGAAACCTCCTGGGTTTATTTGGATTTTACCTTCTGA
- a CDS encoding phage holin family protein → MRFLTNWFLYALAIGITAWILPGVHLNGVFAALVTAAILGFVNGVLRPVLFIFTFPLTILTLGLFTFVLNALMVLLAAAIVQGFIVDGFWWAVLFSLIMSVVIYLLGEATEPPERTIRYVRQGPDGRRERDVN, encoded by the coding sequence ATGCGATTCTTAACCAACTGGTTCCTTTACGCTCTGGCCATTGGCATCACCGCCTGGATCCTGCCTGGGGTTCACCTCAACGGGGTCTTCGCAGCCCTGGTCACGGCTGCCATCCTTGGCTTCGTAAACGGGGTCCTGCGGCCTGTTTTGTTTATCTTTACCTTTCCCCTGACCATCCTTACCCTGGGCCTCTTCACCTTTGTGCTTAATGCACTCATGGTCCTGCTGGCGGCGGCCATCGTTCAGGGGTTTATCGTTGACGGCTTCTGGTGGGCAGTACTCTTCTCTCTGATCATGTCTGTGGTCATCTATCTCCTGGGTGAGGCTACGGAACCGCCTGAGAGGACCATACGGTATGTGAGGCAGGGACCGGATGGGAGAAGGGAGAGGGATGTCAATTGA
- a CDS encoding M48 family metalloprotease, which yields MNLFDIPLSRRRFLALAGISTGSLILGCAVNPVTGKQQLMLVSEGEEKQIDRVNSPHQFSADYGPIQDKKLSTYISGVGSSVGAVTHRPDLPYRYIPLNAAYVNAYTFPAGSIGITRGILLELNSEAALAALIGHELGHVNSRHTAQAMSKGVLTSLAIAGLSSAAADLGSGAEQLAGGLGQIAAGALLASYSRENEREADALALKYMVKAGYSPQGHLDLMDMLRSLNNQKPSAIELMFATHPMSQERYDQSLKTIGTMDSSRMNLPLYRERYMDNTASLRAIAPAIEQMEMGDQLMKGGMFSKAKDHYGDALRKAPGDYAAFLMMAKCQLALKDYSLAQRYAEDGTEVYPGEPQALHLLGMSELLLKRYDSAHERFLAYKKKLPGNPNTVFYIGLSAEGMEKQEEAANRYNSYLKAVNKGEKAQYAYSKLKEWGYIK from the coding sequence ATGAATCTTTTTGACATCCCCCTTTCCCGTAGACGCTTCCTCGCTCTTGCCGGCATCTCGACCGGAAGTCTGATCTTAGGTTGTGCCGTAAACCCCGTTACAGGGAAACAGCAGCTCATGCTGGTGTCCGAGGGTGAGGAGAAGCAGATAGACCGTGTGAACAGTCCCCACCAGTTCTCCGCGGATTATGGGCCTATCCAGGATAAAAAACTTTCAACCTATATCAGCGGTGTCGGAAGCTCCGTTGGCGCCGTCACCCACCGCCCGGACCTTCCCTATCGCTACATCCCACTTAACGCCGCCTACGTCAACGCCTACACCTTTCCAGCAGGCAGCATCGGGATCACCCGCGGTATCCTCCTGGAACTCAATAGCGAAGCGGCCCTGGCTGCCCTCATCGGTCACGAATTGGGACACGTCAACTCTCGACACACGGCTCAGGCCATGAGCAAGGGGGTTTTGACCTCTCTCGCCATTGCAGGTCTATCTTCAGCAGCCGCAGATCTGGGATCAGGGGCTGAGCAGTTAGCTGGTGGTCTGGGACAGATCGCAGCGGGTGCTCTTCTTGCCAGCTACAGCAGGGAGAACGAACGGGAGGCGGACGCCCTGGCCCTCAAGTACATGGTCAAGGCCGGGTACAGCCCCCAGGGTCATCTTGACCTCATGGACATGCTAAGAAGCCTCAACAATCAAAAACCCAGCGCCATCGAGCTCATGTTCGCAACCCACCCCATGAGTCAGGAACGTTATGATCAATCCCTGAAAACCATTGGAACTATGGATTCTTCAAGGATGAATCTTCCCCTGTACCGGGAACGGTATATGGACAATACTGCCTCACTAAGGGCTATTGCCCCCGCAATAGAGCAGATGGAGATGGGTGATCAACTCATGAAAGGAGGAATGTTCAGTAAAGCGAAGGACCACTACGGGGATGCCCTGAGAAAAGCCCCTGGGGACTACGCTGCATTTCTGATGATGGCCAAGTGTCAGTTAGCTCTCAAGGACTATTCACTTGCCCAACGTTACGCTGAAGATGGGACTGAGGTCTACCCCGGAGAACCCCAGGCGCTGCACCTACTCGGGATGTCCGAACTTCTCCTCAAAAGGTACGACTCTGCCCACGAAAGGTTCCTGGCCTACAAAAAGAAGCTCCCGGGCAACCCCAACACTGTCTTTTATATCGGGCTGTCAGCGGAGGGCATGGAAAAGCAGGAGGAAGCTGCCAACAGGTACAATTCATACCTCAAGGCGGTGAACAAGGGGGAAAAGGCCCAGTACGCCTACTCAAAGTTAAAAGAATGGGGATACATTAAATAG
- a CDS encoding ATP-binding protein, whose protein sequence is MRFWSLKFRDNRSRFTAIVVILLLIALVLFFGSRYKSMRDLDPKGGNLFIFFLININIILLTVLVFLLARNAIKLFYEGRARVFGYHLRTRLVLIFVGFSLIPTILLFFVAKGFITDSIGYWFNPNVDQAVEGALSVSRDYYSTLTDRSRVLAQRVSSRLESPPEGKDLEDLLEEIRKEYALSMVDMFDASGGFMARAWDGTSPQNFVDNQSSLVQNALVGRVVDNVSSADKGEYIRASAPLILPDGQGAVVVSLHFPEEVRFKSETLSRTYRSYTEMRLQERPIRLNYMSYLLLITLLILFSAVWLGFYLARGITVPLGLLAEGAEKVASGDLTVRIDSEASDEIGILVQAFNRMTEELDGANRKLDKAYRENEQRRTYIETVLRNVGTGVVSMDLAGRVNTFNRAAERMFDVKAEDVLEKYYSKVLTLEHAALIDGMLGELREEGVARIRREIPIVVQGTPLILFVTVSVMEDAPGKNIGTVFVIEDMTMLVNAQRKAAWSEAAKRIAHEIKNPLTPIQLSAQRIRRKLIGRLDEADDRVLREGTDAIVREVDAMRHLVDEFSQFARLPVLKLVPGDINNAVEEAAALFRVGGEGGGAVEVSLEKNLRRISYDDEQMRRVIINLLDNAIRAVQDRGEEGIVRISTSIIEEGMVAVSVSDNGSGIPADLMDRIFDPYFSTREDGTGLGLAIAQRIVEEHGGRLDCTPGPMGGAVFTIQIPVDVDPTRRI, encoded by the coding sequence ATGAGGTTCTGGTCGCTTAAATTCAGGGACAACCGAAGCAGGTTTACGGCTATTGTCGTGATCCTTCTTCTCATCGCCCTGGTCCTCTTTTTCGGTAGCAGGTACAAATCCATGCGGGATTTAGATCCCAAGGGTGGCAACCTGTTCATCTTCTTCCTGATCAATATAAACATCATCCTTTTAACAGTTCTCGTCTTTTTGCTCGCCAGAAACGCCATCAAACTGTTCTACGAGGGACGGGCACGGGTTTTCGGATATCACCTCAGGACCCGCCTGGTTCTAATCTTCGTGGGTTTTTCCCTGATCCCTACGATCCTCCTCTTCTTTGTGGCCAAGGGGTTTATCACCGACAGCATAGGGTACTGGTTTAATCCCAACGTGGATCAGGCTGTTGAGGGCGCTCTCAGTGTGTCCAGGGACTACTATTCCACCTTGACCGATCGTTCCAGGGTCCTTGCCCAGAGGGTAAGCAGCCGCCTTGAGTCCCCACCTGAGGGTAAGGATCTGGAAGACCTTCTGGAGGAGATAAGGAAAGAATACGCTCTGTCCATGGTTGACATGTTTGATGCATCTGGTGGTTTCATGGCCAGGGCCTGGGACGGTACCAGCCCTCAAAACTTTGTGGATAATCAGAGCAGCCTCGTACAGAACGCCCTTGTGGGCAGGGTTGTCGACAACGTAAGCAGCGCGGATAAAGGCGAGTACATCAGGGCATCGGCTCCCCTCATCCTGCCTGACGGACAGGGCGCCGTTGTGGTTTCCCTGCATTTTCCCGAGGAAGTTCGTTTTAAATCCGAGACCCTCAGCCGAACCTACCGCAGCTATACGGAGATGAGGCTCCAGGAACGCCCTATCAGGCTCAACTATATGTCCTACCTGCTTTTGATCACCCTGCTCATCCTGTTCTCGGCAGTATGGCTAGGGTTCTACCTTGCCAGGGGCATCACCGTTCCCCTTGGTCTCCTGGCCGAAGGAGCTGAGAAGGTGGCCTCCGGCGATCTTACGGTACGGATCGACAGCGAGGCGTCGGATGAGATCGGGATATTGGTCCAGGCTTTCAACAGGATGACTGAGGAGCTTGACGGTGCTAACAGGAAACTTGATAAGGCCTACCGTGAAAACGAACAGCGAAGGACCTATATTGAAACTGTGCTCAGGAACGTTGGTACCGGGGTTGTTTCCATGGACCTTGCGGGTAGGGTCAATACCTTCAATCGGGCTGCCGAGAGGATGTTTGACGTCAAGGCAGAAGATGTGCTGGAAAAGTATTATTCCAAAGTTTTGACTCTGGAGCACGCGGCTCTCATCGATGGGATGCTCGGCGAACTCAGGGAAGAAGGTGTAGCCAGAATAAGAAGGGAGATACCGATAGTTGTTCAAGGTACTCCCCTCATCCTTTTTGTCACCGTCAGCGTCATGGAGGACGCTCCAGGGAAAAACATTGGAACAGTATTCGTCATCGAGGACATGACAATGCTGGTAAACGCCCAACGCAAGGCAGCATGGTCAGAAGCTGCCAAGAGGATCGCCCATGAGATCAAAAATCCATTAACGCCCATCCAGTTATCAGCTCAAAGGATACGAAGGAAGCTTATTGGCCGTCTGGATGAGGCCGATGATCGTGTTCTCAGGGAGGGAACCGATGCAATCGTCCGGGAAGTGGATGCTATGCGTCACCTTGTGGATGAATTCAGTCAGTTCGCCCGCTTGCCGGTATTGAAACTGGTGCCGGGTGATATTAACAATGCCGTTGAGGAGGCTGCAGCTCTTTTCAGGGTTGGTGGTGAAGGGGGAGGGGCAGTTGAGGTATCCCTGGAAAAAAACCTCCGAAGGATCAGTTACGATGACGAACAGATGAGGCGTGTCATTATCAACCTCCTCGACAACGCCATCAGGGCTGTCCAGGATCGCGGTGAGGAGGGTATCGTGCGTATTTCCACCAGCATCATTGAGGAGGGGATGGTGGCTGTTTCTGTGTCCGATAACGGTTCCGGTATTCCAGCGGATCTAATGGACCGGATATTTGACCCCTATTTCAGCACTCGCGAGGACGGAACAGGACTCGGACTGGCAATAGCCCAGCGCATCGTGGAAGAACATGGCGGGAGGCTGGATTGTACTCCAGGTCCCATGGGCGGTGCGGTGTTTACCATTCAGATACCGGTGGATGTGGATCCTACCAGGAGGATATAG
- a CDS encoding NADP-dependent isocitrate dehydrogenase: MTTKTPKISWTLTDEAPMLATFSLLPIIRAFAKESGIEVELRDISVAGRIIANFPENLTEDQKIPDELTALGKLALTKDANIVKLPNISASIPQLTAAIKELQEQGYNVPDYPEEPKNEAERKIQERYAVVLGSAVNPVLRQGNSDRRLAEAVKQATRRHPHRMHEWKPDSKTHVSTMKSGDFYSNEKSTTMSGDTTAKIEFVDDKGKVKVLKEGLPLKAGEVVDATFMSKKALVKFFEEQIEDAKKRDVLFSLHLKATMMKISDPIIFGHCVKVFYREVLEKHAKALEEIGFDPNNGIGDLYARLDKLPESKRGEIEADIQAVYVKRPRLAMVDSDRGITNLHVPSDIIIDASMPPMIRDGGKMWGPDGKPYDAKASIPDHSYAGLYQEAIENCRKHGALDPSTIGSVPNVGLMAQKAEEYGSHDKTFQAPGKGTMRIVDAAGRTILESQVEEGDVWRAPTVKDEAIRDWVKLAVTRARATGWPAVFWLDKNRPHDAQLIKKVDLYLKDHDTKGLEFYTMGVAEATRFSFERMREGKNTISVTGNILRDYNTDLFPILEANTSAKMLSVVPLLNGGGLFETGAGGSAPKHVQQFVKEGYLRWDSIGELLALAESLRHLGEVMNNEKAIELAQSVEAANAKWLENNRTPARKLGEIDNRGGHFYFALYWAQAVAKQAKNTKLQARFAKLAKELEANEEKINAEFIGAQGDPQDIGGYYHPDLEKAEKAMRPSATFNSILDGFAAGN; this comes from the coding sequence ATGACAACAAAAACACCTAAGATCAGCTGGACCTTAACTGATGAGGCCCCCATGCTGGCAACCTTCTCCCTGCTCCCCATCATCCGGGCTTTCGCAAAGGAATCCGGGATCGAGGTGGAGCTGAGGGATATCTCCGTGGCGGGCCGGATCATCGCCAACTTTCCGGAGAACCTGACCGAGGATCAGAAGATCCCCGACGAGTTGACGGCCCTGGGGAAGCTGGCCCTGACCAAAGACGCCAACATCGTCAAGCTTCCCAACATCAGCGCCTCTATCCCCCAGCTCACGGCGGCGATCAAGGAACTCCAGGAGCAGGGCTATAACGTTCCCGACTATCCGGAAGAGCCGAAAAACGAGGCCGAGAGGAAGATCCAGGAGCGTTACGCCGTCGTACTCGGGAGCGCGGTCAACCCGGTGCTGCGCCAGGGCAACTCGGACCGCCGTCTGGCTGAAGCCGTGAAGCAGGCTACCCGCAGGCACCCACACCGGATGCATGAATGGAAGCCCGACTCCAAGACCCACGTGTCCACCATGAAATCAGGGGACTTCTATTCCAACGAGAAATCCACGACCATGTCCGGGGACACCACCGCCAAGATCGAATTCGTGGACGACAAGGGTAAGGTGAAGGTCCTGAAGGAAGGCCTGCCCCTTAAAGCCGGCGAGGTTGTGGACGCCACCTTCATGAGCAAAAAGGCCCTTGTGAAGTTTTTCGAAGAGCAGATCGAGGATGCAAAGAAAAGAGATGTGCTTTTCTCCCTGCACCTGAAGGCAACCATGATGAAGATCTCCGACCCCATTATCTTCGGGCACTGCGTCAAGGTTTTTTACAGAGAGGTCCTGGAAAAACACGCCAAAGCCCTCGAGGAGATCGGGTTTGACCCCAACAACGGCATCGGGGACCTGTACGCCAGGCTGGATAAGCTGCCCGAGAGCAAGAGGGGCGAGATCGAGGCGGACATCCAGGCGGTCTACGTCAAGCGCCCGCGTCTTGCGATGGTGGACTCGGATCGGGGGATCACCAACCTCCACGTACCCAGCGATATCATCATCGATGCTTCCATGCCCCCCATGATCCGCGATGGCGGGAAGATGTGGGGTCCCGACGGCAAACCCTACGATGCCAAGGCATCCATCCCTGACCACAGCTATGCGGGACTCTACCAAGAGGCAATTGAGAACTGCAGGAAACACGGCGCCCTTGATCCCTCCACCATAGGAAGCGTACCCAACGTCGGTCTCATGGCGCAAAAGGCTGAGGAATACGGCTCCCACGACAAAACGTTCCAGGCTCCAGGCAAGGGGACGATGCGCATTGTCGATGCCGCGGGCAGGACCATTCTGGAAAGCCAGGTTGAGGAAGGGGACGTCTGGCGGGCACCGACCGTCAAGGATGAGGCCATTCGCGACTGGGTCAAGCTTGCTGTGACCAGGGCTCGGGCCACCGGATGGCCGGCGGTGTTCTGGCTCGACAAGAACAGGCCTCACGATGCCCAACTCATCAAGAAGGTCGATCTTTATTTGAAGGACCACGACACCAAGGGACTGGAGTTTTACACCATGGGCGTCGCAGAGGCTACGCGGTTCTCCTTCGAGCGGATGCGGGAGGGAAAGAACACCATTTCCGTTACAGGGAATATCCTTCGAGACTACAACACGGACCTGTTCCCCATCCTGGAGGCCAATACCAGCGCCAAGATGCTTTCCGTCGTGCCCCTGCTCAACGGAGGCGGCCTCTTCGAGACCGGGGCCGGGGGCTCGGCACCCAAACACGTTCAGCAGTTCGTCAAGGAGGGGTATCTGCGCTGGGATTCCATCGGGGAGCTTCTCGCCTTGGCCGAATCTCTCAGGCACCTGGGCGAGGTCATGAACAACGAAAAGGCCATCGAACTGGCTCAGTCGGTGGAGGCCGCCAACGCCAAGTGGCTTGAAAATAATCGGACACCTGCCAGGAAACTCGGCGAGATAGACAACCGCGGAGGCCACTTCTACTTCGCTCTCTACTGGGCTCAGGCCGTCGCCAAGCAGGCCAAAAACACGAAGCTCCAGGCGCGCTTTGCAAAGCTGGCGAAGGAGCTCGAGGCCAACGAGGAGAAGATCAACGCCGAGTTCATCGGCGCCCAGGGTGATCCCCAGGACATAGGCGGCTACTACCACCCCGATCTGGAGAAGGCAGAAAAGGCCATGCGCCCCAGCGCCACTTTCAACTCTATCCTTGATGGCTTCGCGGCGGGGAATTAG
- a CDS encoding single-stranded DNA-binding protein gives MESSKLLYISDQLSKSLRKLSFSQPVGFVYDPTEYARGLLSLYFDQFGQSPKRVVLVGMNPGPWGMLQTGVPFGDVSVVRDWMGIQGHIGQPKRLHTKRPIDGFASTRSEVSGSRLWGWARDRFGPAEEFFKDFFVVNYCPLAIFDETGKNITPDKLRAEDKVRLFRLCDGAMKSTVELLTPEWVIGIGKFAYDRSVAALEGMDVQIGRITHPSPANPAANKGWAEIVERELAEIGIEFPLNVSG, from the coding sequence ATGGAATCCAGTAAACTTCTATATATTTCCGACCAACTGAGTAAAAGCCTGAGAAAGCTATCTTTCAGCCAGCCAGTTGGGTTTGTTTACGATCCCACCGAGTATGCCCGTGGACTGCTGTCCCTATATTTTGATCAGTTCGGTCAATCTCCAAAGAGGGTAGTTCTCGTAGGAATGAACCCGGGCCCCTGGGGGATGCTGCAGACAGGGGTTCCCTTTGGAGATGTGAGTGTCGTACGCGACTGGATGGGGATCCAGGGCCACATTGGTCAGCCGAAACGCCTTCACACCAAAAGGCCCATCGACGGGTTTGCCAGCACCAGGAGTGAAGTGAGCGGATCAAGGCTATGGGGATGGGCAAGGGATCGGTTCGGACCGGCCGAAGAGTTCTTCAAGGATTTCTTTGTTGTTAACTACTGTCCTTTGGCTATTTTTGACGAAACAGGCAAAAATATTACACCGGATAAGTTGAGAGCCGAGGATAAAGTCCGATTGTTTCGACTTTGCGACGGAGCGATGAAGAGCACAGTTGAACTTTTGACTCCTGAATGGGTCATCGGGATCGGCAAGTTCGCCTACGATCGATCTGTTGCGGCCCTGGAGGGGATGGATGTCCAAATTGGGAGGATTACGCACCCGAGCCCTGCGAATCCGGCCGCTAATAAAGGTTGGGCGGAGATTGTTGAGCGGGAGCTGGCGGAGATCGGCATTGAATTCCCGCTCAACGTTTCGGGGTAA
- a CDS encoding J domain-containing protein produces MSPEIASALRLLYGDQITARPDMLRTLDPEGLKTAFRKRAMELHPDRAKIIGKSSDELSELFKDIQTAYEQLRELLGPSFETSRHFRKTDKTNTGWTKAPGEHYWEANIPRSKLLLGQFLYYAGLVTFNTLVSAITWQRQQRPTFGKIAGMWDYLSEIQVREIMASRKSGEKLGEAAIRLGYLSPFQRTAVIGFQKWLQRPIGEFFQEIGILEEAEIVYLIGLMKKHNRRVERGNWL; encoded by the coding sequence ATGAGCCCCGAGATCGCTTCCGCCCTGCGCCTCCTCTACGGAGACCAGATAACGGCCAGACCGGATATGCTCAGAACCCTTGATCCCGAGGGGCTCAAGACCGCGTTTCGAAAGCGCGCCATGGAGCTTCACCCCGACAGGGCTAAGATCATCGGTAAAAGCAGCGATGAACTCAGTGAGTTGTTCAAGGATATCCAGACAGCCTATGAACAGCTCCGGGAACTGCTGGGCCCTTCCTTCGAGACCTCACGGCATTTCAGAAAAACGGACAAGACCAACACGGGATGGACCAAAGCACCGGGCGAACACTACTGGGAAGCGAACATCCCCCGATCAAAGCTGCTTTTAGGTCAGTTCCTTTATTATGCGGGGCTGGTCACCTTCAACACTCTTGTGTCAGCTATCACCTGGCAGCGTCAGCAAAGACCCACCTTCGGAAAAATAGCGGGAATGTGGGACTACCTATCTGAAATCCAGGTGAGAGAGATCATGGCCTCCAGAAAATCGGGAGAGAAACTCGGGGAAGCAGCCATTCGCCTTGGATACCTCTCCCCCTTCCAGCGCACCGCTGTTATCGGTTTCCAGAAGTGGCTCCAGCGGCCCATCGGAGAGTTCTTCCAGGAGATAGGTATTCTTGAGGAAGCGGAGATCGTTTACCTCATCGGGCTTATGAAGAAACATAATAGGAGAGTGGAAAGAGGCAACTGGCTCTAG
- a CDS encoding sigma-54 dependent transcriptional regulator — translation MEREVAGEHGPSDLILIVDDEPRVRESIRSILEDEGFVVIEASDGQEGLKRVSADKPDSVLLDIWMPDLDGIEVLRGIKQLDADLPVIIMSGHGTIETAVKAAKLGAYDFLEKPLSIDKLELVLRNALSQRALLEKNRALKGEGGSESEFIGVSPAITAMLEQVRIVAPTQASVLITGENGTGKELLARSIHFSSRRSGEAFVAVNCAAIPETLIESELFGHERGAFTGASSRKMGKFDLAHCGTLFLDEIGDMSLATQAKILRVLEEKTFQRVGGNRDISVDVRVVAATNKDLKTCIERGEFREDLFFRLNVFPFHLPPLRERREDIPKMLTRFLSEYGQIYSKPDLVFSPEAEKALVEYAWPGNVRELRNVAERLAIISAREVIDLGMVPSSITDRGSGPAGAAESAVEETDYRKARKMFEKGFFTRRLDENEWNISRTSDAVGLERSNLHRKMKQLGIRKES, via the coding sequence ATGGAAAGGGAAGTTGCAGGAGAACACGGGCCCTCAGATCTGATCCTCATCGTGGATGATGAGCCAAGGGTTCGTGAGAGTATCCGGTCTATTCTGGAGGATGAGGGCTTTGTTGTTATTGAGGCGTCTGATGGGCAGGAGGGACTTAAAAGGGTGTCTGCGGACAAACCCGACAGTGTACTCCTGGATATCTGGATGCCCGATCTGGATGGAATTGAAGTACTGAGGGGGATCAAACAACTCGATGCGGATCTGCCCGTGATCATAATGTCCGGTCATGGAACCATTGAAACAGCAGTGAAGGCTGCCAAGCTGGGTGCTTACGACTTCCTGGAAAAACCTCTCTCCATAGATAAACTTGAGCTTGTCCTTCGAAACGCTCTAAGCCAGCGCGCGCTTCTCGAGAAAAACAGGGCTCTGAAAGGTGAGGGTGGGAGCGAATCGGAGTTTATCGGGGTATCTCCGGCTATCACCGCTATGCTGGAGCAGGTCAGGATCGTTGCGCCGACACAAGCTTCCGTTTTGATTACCGGAGAGAACGGAACCGGGAAGGAGCTGCTGGCCAGATCCATTCACTTCTCTTCCCGGCGGAGCGGAGAGGCGTTCGTGGCTGTAAACTGCGCGGCGATTCCTGAGACCCTCATAGAAAGCGAGCTTTTCGGTCACGAAAGGGGAGCCTTCACAGGTGCCTCTTCAAGGAAAATGGGCAAATTCGACTTGGCCCACTGCGGCACACTCTTTCTGGACGAGATCGGCGACATGAGCCTCGCCACTCAGGCCAAGATCCTTAGAGTCCTGGAGGAGAAAACCTTCCAGAGAGTTGGCGGCAACAGGGATATTTCCGTGGATGTCCGGGTGGTAGCAGCTACCAACAAGGATCTTAAGACCTGTATTGAAAGAGGGGAGTTCAGAGAGGATCTGTTCTTCCGTTTGAACGTCTTCCCGTTCCACCTGCCGCCCCTGAGGGAGCGCAGGGAGGATATCCCTAAGATGTTGACTCGCTTCCTGTCTGAATATGGACAGATCTACAGCAAGCCGGACCTGGTTTTCAGTCCTGAAGCAGAAAAAGCCCTTGTTGAATATGCCTGGCCAGGCAATGTGCGTGAGCTGCGTAATGTAGCGGAACGACTGGCGATCATATCCGCACGGGAGGTGATCGATCTTGGCATGGTGCCTTCTTCCATTACGGATAGGGGCTCAGGGCCTGCCGGTGCGGCTGAAAGCGCCGTGGAGGAGACCGACTATCGCAAGGCAAGAAAGATGTTTGAAAAAGGTTTCTTCACACGCCGTCTTGATGAGAATGAGTGGAATATCTCGAGAACTTCCGATGCGGTGGGACTTGAGCGGAGCAACCTCCACCGGAAGATGAAGCAACTGGGGATCAGGAAGGAATCCTGA
- a CDS encoding rubrerythrin family protein, whose translation MSKSEKNLAEAFAGESQANRKYLAFAKKADEEGLTQVARLFRAAAAAETVHAHAHLRVLKGVGGTADNLKEAIGGETHEFTSMYPQMIADAKEEDNKAALMSFMYANAVEKIHAELYQKALDAMVELVETTYFVCDVCGNTVEGEAPDRCPICGMSKDHFMKID comes from the coding sequence ATGAGCAAATCAGAAAAAAACCTTGCCGAAGCTTTTGCCGGGGAATCCCAGGCTAACAGGAAGTATCTGGCTTTTGCGAAGAAGGCAGATGAAGAGGGACTCACCCAGGTAGCGCGTTTGTTTCGTGCCGCCGCGGCTGCCGAAACTGTCCACGCCCATGCGCACCTGAGGGTTTTGAAAGGCGTCGGAGGAACGGCAGACAATCTGAAGGAAGCCATCGGCGGGGAAACTCATGAGTTTACCAGCATGTATCCCCAGATGATCGCGGATGCCAAGGAAGAGGATAACAAGGCCGCCTTGATGAGTTTCATGTACGCCAACGCAGTGGAAAAGATCCACGCAGAGCTCTACCAGAAGGCACTCGATGCCATGGTAGAACTTGTAGAGACCACCTATTTTGTCTGTGATGTTTGCGGCAATACTGTGGAAGGTGAGGCACCGGACAGGTGTCCCATCTGTGGGATGAGCAAGGATCATTTCATGAAGATCGACTGA